The Chanodichthys erythropterus isolate Z2021 chromosome 1, ASM2448905v1, whole genome shotgun sequence genome segment tattatagtacatAAGTAATGgtaaaatattactaaaacaaataaatatgcattcaagctaaatataaatattaaaataaaaactatgacaactaaaattacaactttgatgaaaggttttgatccacttcaaatgttgactactgtatatatatatatatatatatatatatatatatatatatatatatatatatatatatatatatatatatatatatatatatatatatacaagcacaatacaaatatatataaacaaatgataaaaatgaaagaagcacaacaaaaaaataaaacttaaagttaaaatgaaaacataaaatataaaaataaaagctaattaaacaaaatattatagTATATACTTGCTAATCAAATAACTGTTAACATAAAActgttatataaataatactaaaatattacaaaaactgaaataaatataaattcaagctaaatagaaatattaaaaaacaaaaattaatacaaatgacaaaagcacaacaaaattactaaaactacatttaaaatgaaaacagaaaatataaaaaaataaaaaatataaaaaaagttaatttaaaatattaacaaatactattatagtaatattaaaataactgttaacATAGGTTATACTGTTAACATGAATCCTGAgctgtcttttcacactgctaTACTTTATCAGACTTTTATATTTCACACTGCAGACTTTTATATTTTCACAATCCCTTGTCTAACGTTCTTATCTGCATAATtatgaggtaaattaaattaattggaCAAGCACAGCATGCAACTTCTTTTAATAACTGCCTGTCCATCTGTGGAAATGTGACCACATAAAACCTCTCTGGGGTGCTTTTCCCATACAACTACGTAACTCGCTGCTTAACCTCCATAGTACAATCAAGTTCTTTGGTACAATGCATTGTTGAAGAAATCAACTAGCAAGTCACAACCCGAAAACTGCATTGTTGCAAATTTGTCGTTCAATCACTGTGGTTGATGCCacgcaggtggtggagtaataactttAAATGAATCCATTTGAGATCCAATTAATGCCCAAATCTTGCTATAAATTACctgaggactaattctcatttttctcagttattttgcttagTATGTTCTTACATACTAGAGCATGTACGCACATGCGCGCCTTTCAAAAACGGCAAGTACAGGCAGGTACAGGTCTCTTTCTTGTTTTCTCATTATCACAACTACTTTTTTAGCATTCAGATCACAAGAAAACAACCTATATTGAGATAAtgagaaataaattaaataatgctGCATTGCTTGACTTCCGTAACAGGGAAACtatgctttttttcccccaagtGCGTGCATAGACATATGGAAACATTTTACTATAATATATTCAGATTATATATGAGATATCATACACATATTTTAAAGAGCATCTAGTCTATGaaagatattttatattaaaggtcactctttttttattattttttttttttttgcatagacTACACAAATGATAATGACATGGAATGTAATTTTGTCACAATATAGCTATTGTAGtctatattttatttgtcatttgtCTGAACTTTGAATTGTATGCCAACTGTAATGGCCATCATTTGAGGTTGGACATGGGCCACAAGAATTATCATTAGTCAAAAAGATTCTAGGCATAAACCATATTTAAACCATACATAAGTCTTATATAATAATTGGTGATCTTCAATGTGAATAGTGCAGGACAAAACCAATGGCATGCGATCAACAGCCTATGTCTTATTTAAATCTCTCGCATGCCAAATTTTTCGTGCATAGTGTAAACTttgttataaaaacaattaaagtgACATAACTGCACTATAGTCAACAGACGTACAGAGAGCACCGAGTACGTAGGAGAGATAGTGCTGTACATATGGTGATTTATAAAACATGATTTATGAAAAAGAAGGGTAAGAACCTTCAAGACATGGCtttatcctttaaaaaaaaaattagacaaGAATCTTAAGACATTAGTTTAATCTTtgcaggagagctgtcagtaaAGCAACAAAGGAGTTCCATGCCCTTGGGATTGTGTCCCTGTTCCCATCTTTGAAAGACCCATACTCTAAAAAAGGATATGTAAGTTTGCCTGCCGAACCATAAACATCTTATACACACTTGAGTCACTGTAATTGTATTATGTTGTCTAACATAAGATACTGCTTCCTCCCAGGAACATTTCTATGACATTCAGAGCAACAAAGGCTTTCTTGAGTGGCGTATAAAGACCGTGCAACGTAAATTCAGAACCACCTCTACATCACAGAGCAGAGTGGAGCTAAAAGGAGGTCCCACATCATCAAGAACGATTGGAACCGATGACCAGCGAATGGGAGATGAATGTCTGGAAGCTGTGTCTCTCCTCAATCACACAACTGACCGTGACTTAGTGTTCCAGAAGATGAGAGAAACTTTCCAATACCGTCAGCAGATTCTTCACAACCCACAGCGCTCAGCTGATGTACTACAAATGTTTCCTCGTTTCTTGGACGTCAAAGGACtggtaaatattaaataagaatatgaaattttattaaaaatattatgttacattatatgtttaaacggtttgcttttgttttttaattagattttgCAAGACTTCTCACTAATGTTTGGAGCAGAGGTTGCTTCAAGGTTTCtggaaaaatggaaaaatggTTTCAAAGCAAAAGTCATCCAGGAGGCCAGGAACCTTAAAGAGACTGCTCTCCTGAAACAGCATCTGAAAGCTGTACTGAAAGAAGGATCTGATCCTACTGATGAACCAGGTACAGTCATCgttaaaatagtaatgtttttaCTTGAATCAATTAATCTTCTGGTTAAAGTTTTTATTGATTATttcccaaaaacatttatctccAAAAGTCTGCTAAAAACACAACACAGTTATTTCTTAAAATTTAGTCTATTACAAAAGCTCATCAGTAAATTAATGCTTTGTGAATGCTGTTCATAACtacttgaatttaaaaaaagtgatgCGTGGAAAAGTCCCCTTGGCTTTGaatatgtacagtatgaaatttagaaatttagtTTGCTCTCCATCACACAACTAATAACTACCCCACTAACAGTATTATGATACACAATCCACGCTGTTAACTTAATGATGCCATAAAGAGACTGGTTTGAAATAACTACTGTTATTTTCTGTCTCCAGACTGGGACAGTGACATGGCTTCTCTATTTGTCCTGCTTCATCTTCTTACTCCACAACCAGCTGGAAGAAAGCGTCCCAAGAAGATCAGTGTTGGAGAGGCAACAGATCATCTGGTCAAATTTCATAAGGTTTGTTAAGACTATCCTATTCCAAATATTGTACTTGATGCCTAAtttttaacaaattatttataaaggGGACATTTATGTTATGTTTCAGTCATGCCAAAGCCTTGATGATCATCTCCTGACAACTGAAGGAAACCCTCAGCCATATCTTCTCGCCTCAGGGACTTCAAAAGCACAGGTTTCCACCTTTTACATTGTCTTGGACAGAAAAGTTCTGCCTTGTCAATCATGTACATCCTTGGGTGCCTTTGACGAGCTGTTCAAGTCCCATTTTGTTTTCAGTGTGAAGTATGATGATGCTCTGTCCAGTCTGTACACATTTTTGCAGACAACTGTGTACAATATCGATATAAGTACAACTGAGGAAACTCCAAGAGTCAAAGAGCTAAGAGCAAGGCTGTTGAACAAGCACTAATTGTCTTGTTTAACCAAAATGTTAAGTTGTTTCCTCTGCACTTCATccttttgaaacatttttccATGATCACTTCCATGCTTTTCAAGTGACTGAAAACCTACCAAGGAACTGGTTATAGAAAGGGAAAGATTAAGACATTTCAAATCTTTTGATGCCCAAATGTCATATGGGTGTGATACACAATTTTATGTTGTATCAGAGAGTTGTATTATCTGATTTCTTATTTAAATTAGTTCACTGTGAACTTGTTCCTTGTTACTTCATCTGATGTATAAGTGTCTACCTCAGGTTACACAATCCTGcactactttttatttattttatttattttttttataatcctgCTGGCTTTATTTTATATGACGCAGTAATGTGTTGACAATGTTTTATACAATTTTACTAAGCAGTTTTATTTGGCACTCTGTTAGATGCCTACATgtattaaatgtaaacattttgctgtt includes the following:
- the LOC137022758 gene encoding uncharacterized protein, encoding MIYEKEGRAVSKATKEFHALGIVSLFPSLKDPYSKKGYILQDFSLMFGAEVASRFLEKWKNGFKAKVIQEARNLKETALLKQHLKAVLKEGSAAGRKRPKKISVGEATDHLVKFHKSCQSLDDHLLTTEGNPQPYLLASGTSKAQVSTFYIVLDRKVLPCQSCTSLGAFDELFKSHFVFSVKYDDALSSLYTFLQTTVYNIDISTTEETPRVKELRARLLNKH